The DNA segment tggtgtattatatgtttgactactgggctatactggtgtattataggtattgactactgggctatactggtgtattatatgtttgactactgggctatactggtgtattatatgtattgactactgggctatactggtgtattatatgattgactactgggctatactggtgtattatatgtttgactactgggctatattggtgtattataggtattgactactgggttatactggtgtattatatgtattgactactgggctatactggtgttttataggtattgactactgggctatattgGTGTACTATAGGTATTGACTTCTGGGCTATATTGGTGTATAATATGTTTGACTACTTTGCTATACTGGTGTAtaatatgtttgactactgggctatactggtgtattatatgtttgactactgggatatattggtgtattataggtattgactactgggatatattggtgtattataggtattgactactgggctatactggtgtattatatgtttgactactgggctatactggtgtattatatgtttgactactgggctatactggtgtattatatgtttgactactgggctatactggtgtattatatgtttgactactgggctatattggtgtattatatgtttgactactgggctatactagtgtattataggtattgactactgggctatactggtgtattatatgtttgactactgggctatactggtgtattataggtattgactactgggatatactggtgtattatatgtttgactactgggctatactggtgtataaTATGTTTGACTGCTGGTCTATattggtgtattataggtattgactgctgggctatactggtgtattataggtttgactactgggctatactggtgtattataggtttgactactgggctatactggtgtattatttgtttgactactgggctatactggtgtattataggtttgactactgggctatactggtggattataggtattgactactgggctatactggtttattataggtattgactactgggctatactggtgtattataggtattgactactgggctatactggtgtattataggtattgatTTCATGATTAACTGCTTACTATAATTCATGCAAGTCTTGTTTAAACTTGTACTGTACGGACAATCATGTGATCGACAATGATAATCAGAGTTgcgaaactagtaggtcatttTCGGCTGGGCCAGAAATCCAATATTCCATTTTATACCTGGCGTTTAGATGAACAATAGGAGCTTTTGAATTAATTTGAATGCTGTCTCTTGCTGTCATATGAGAGCattattttaacacaaatgATCGTGCTTTTCTGTCTCTAAGTAATTTAATGCTGACTGATGGAGTTGTCACCTCAAAtgcaataattttatataatacaggCTTGTCTCTGTACATAGCATTGCTTTATGAAAGTTGTTATCTTGTAGAAAAGAAACAGAACATGTGTTTGTCTGCAATGACTGAGTAAGGAGACGACACAACATATAGAATCGTATTTAATTGCAATACCGTATTTTAACACTTATTATATTACACGCATAAACTTAATACTTTATATCTGATAGACCTACAATCACAGTTTATAGTTAAGCACGTGCACTTTGCTCCAGTCTCCAACCCAGATTGTGTCCTTCCGGTCTATCGCTACGGCGGTGGGCTTGTGCATAGCGTAAGTGGATGGTATGGGCACGCCCTTACAATCCAGAATGTACAGCGTATCATCCCTGCACGCCGATAGGTAGATAAGCCCGTGGCTGTCGCTCGCCACTCCGTCCGCTGATGTGGACGTCTGGTACCGATACTTCAGTTCTCCATTTTCTCCGATGATGTAGTAGAGAGCAGAAATGCCGGTGGACACGATGTACTCATCGTTTATTGTGTGACAGATGCGGAACAGACTAACGCCCTTAGTTCCAACATCGACTAGAATCTCTTTAACTGGTTTGCCCTGCATAGAATACACGTATATCTTAGAGACCGCAGCCTCCCGGAGACAGGCTATCGGCACATCGTTGCCGCAGCTTATAATGTAGTTGTCGTCCTTAGAAACAGTTAAACCACGCAAGTAAAGATCGGCCCTTGCAAACACAGTCAGTTTACCACCATGAAGTTTCCGTATCACTTTCCCGTTCACTTCCGTGAAGAATATCTTGTCGGTTAGTCCGTCGACCATGTCGTCAACGTCAAAATGTAACGTCTCGCTCTGTATGAGCTGTCCGTCGGCGGCGTGACGGTGTATCTTATTACGGAAGCCGTTACACACCCAAACAGTGCCATCAGATAGCGGCGCCAGAGCCGTCGTGCTCTTGTACTGTATGTCGCTGTTGAACGTGCTCTGCATCTACGatgataaattaaaatgaataacttgtttgtgtcaaaatttaaacaacatccaattttaatattctattttcttttctttccgTTTTCAAACATGTTATACGGTTCGATGGAAACATGTGAATATTATTCACTTGTTAAAGACCGCAACTTAAGGAAAAAGTAATAATCATATAATCTTACAACATTGAGGGTTTTTTAAGTGATTGATTAAATTTCTTTGATACTAGTAAGACGGACGTCGTCGTCAggaaatgtaattaaaaaaaataaagctatcTTTCAAATAAGTCTTAATTATATAATCGTATTAACTAACCTCGAGTTCGACACAGGGAACCTCCTTGACGAGCCCTTGCACGATGGTCTGTAGGCGGCCGAAGAGCTGTCCGGCACTCCGCCCCAGGATGTCCGCTGCCTGGAACACGTACCGCTTCCGCCATTGACGCTCAGCTGTCGGAGACACGTCCGTCTCtttgacattaaaaacaaacaatttggtCATTGTACACAATCATTAATCGTGCATGCACTGTCAGATAGTAGCGTACTGTGTGCATGCACAGTCAGAACGTAGCGTACTTTGTGCATGCATAGTCAGATAGTAGCGTACTGTGTGCATGTACATTCAGATAGTAGCGTACTGTGTGCATGCATAGTCAGATAGTAGCGTATTGTGTGCATGCACAGTCAGATAATAGCGTACTGTGTACATGCACAGTCAGATAATAGCGTATTGTGTGCATGCTCAGTCAGATAATAGCGTAATGTGTGCATGTACAGTCAGTTACATGTAGTAGCGTATTGTCTGGGTGCTCAGTCAGATAATAACGTATTGTGTGCATGTACAGTCAGATACATGTAGTAGCGTATTGTCTGGGTGCTCAGTCAGATAATAACGTATTGTGTGCATGTACAGTCAGATACATGTAGTAGCGTATTGTCTGGGTGCTCAGTCAGATAATAGCGTAATGTGTGCATGTACAGTCAGTTACATGTAGTAGCGTATTGTCTGGGTGCACAGTCAGATAATAGCGTATTGTGTGCATGCACAGTCAGTTACATGTAGTAGCGTATTGTCTGGGTGTTCAGTCAGATAATAACGTATTGTGTGCATGTACAGTCAGATACATGTAGTAGCGTATTGTGTGCATGCTCAGTCAGATAATAGCGTATTGTGTGCATGCACAGTCAGATACATGTAGTAGCGTATTGTCTGCCTGCACAGTCAGATAATAACGTATTGTGTGCATGCACAGTCAGAACGTAGCTTAATGTGTGCATTCACAGTCAGAATGTAGCTAACTGTGTGCATGAACAGTCAGAACGTAGCGTATCGGTGCATGCACAGTCAGAACGTAGCGTACGCTGTTTATGCACAGTCAGATAGTAGCGTAATGTGTGCCTGCACAGTCAGAACGTAGCGTACTGTGAGCATGCACAGTCAGATAGATGCGTACTGTGTGCATGTACAGTCAGATGGTAGCGTACTGTGTGCATGCACAGTCATATAGTAGCATACTGTGTGCATGCACAGTAAGATAGTGGCGTACTGCGTGCATGCACAGTCAGATAGAAGCGTACTGTGTGCATGCACAGTCAGATAGAAGCGTACTGTGTGCATGCACAGTCAGATAGAAGCGTACTGTGTGCATGTACAGTCAGATAGAAGCGTTCTGTGTGCATACACAGTCAGATAGGAGCTTACTATGAGCATACACAGTCAGATAGTAGCGTATTGTGTGCATGCAGAGTCAGATAGTAGCGTACTGTGTGCATGCACGGTCAGATAGTAGCGCACTGTGTGCATGTACAGTCAGATAGTAGCGCACTGTGTGTATGCACAGTCAGATAGTAGCGTACTGTGTGCATGCACAGTCAGATAGAAGCGTACTATGTGCATGCACCGTCATATAGAAGCGTACTCAGTGCATGCACAGTCAGATAGTATCGTACTGTGTGCATGCACAGTCAGATAGAAGCGTATTGTGTGCATGCACATTCAGATAGGAGCGTACTGTGTGCATGCACGTACTGTGTACATGCACAGTCAGATAGAAGCGTTCTGTGTGCATACACAGTCAGATAGGAGCTTACTATGAGCATACACAGTCAGATAGTAGCGTATTGTGTGCATGCACAGTCAGATAGTAGCGTACTGTGTGCATGCACAGTCAGATAGTAGCGCACTGTGTGCATGTACAGTCAGAGAGTAGCGTATTGTTTGCATGCACAGTCAGATAGTAGCATACTGTGTGCATGCACAGTCAGATAGTAGCGTACTGTGTACATGCACAGTCAGATAGAAGCGTACTGTGTACATGCACAGTCAGATAGTAGCGTACTGTGTACATGCACAGTCAGATACATACACTACTACATACGTATATTGGACgattgcatttctttaaaaaatgctttaataaaAAGATATACACAATAACCGAAAAGACATGTTAGTCGATTGATATCCggaggtgtttttttttgttttcgtaAAGTTACACATGCGTCTCCTGCAATGTGAACTTTGCCCAGGCAACTGGAAGGGATTCAATTCCAGGGGTCAACCGACTAATGTTccgtatataaaaacaaacattgcgGATCTCTGTTTTAACGATACCGCATTTAGACTCTGCAAAAGTAAGTGTACACCTATTTCGCATGCagataaatgatataaatatagatGTATTAATTTCGATTCCAATTCTTCTTTGTAAACAAGTATTTTAACTGCAAAAGTATCcggaaatttaaaacaagatgTTGACAAATATTCAAAGTAcgtttgtaaaatatttcatatatgcattttctgGGGGAATACGAATGAACAAGAAGTGAACTTTATAAAGAAATGCATCACTATTGGCAGAGAGGGAAAAGGAAAGGCGTGTTTGTCTCATTTCCCGGAGAAACTTACGGATGTTTATATATTCTACTGACACATCCCTAACTCGTCTGATATAAACTATTCAGAAAAAGGCCATATACATAATTGTTGATATAAGATCCCATGCTTTGACAAATATACTGGACAGAACTAAACTGGAAAATGGGTCTTAAAGTACGCGTCGTAATGACGTAGCATAAGAACAAAGTCAATCTCAGTGGCACTGACATGTACAATCTTAAATAAGTAATATTAGTAAAATTATGACTAAAGAATGTCTTCTTGTTTATAACCTTGACCTGTTTCAGCTCAAAAACGTAACCTACCATTCATTGCCTTTGTCATTTTGGGGCCTTTGTCGATAATATCAAAGCAGTTTTCAGATTCTAGGTACTTGTTCGCTTCCTCGACATATCCTTGCAGAGCCTTAACGTTTTCCTTGACAATATCCCGGCTTTGTTCCAGTTTCCCCCTGCTCTGTGTGTTCTGatttcttattgtttttatcatagaTTTCGATAATTCATCGATAATCCGTTTTGCTTCATTGGCGTGATTTTCTATCTCTGATACCGCGTCGCGCGATTCTTGATCGATCTCAAGTCGTTTAGAGTTTATTTCAGATACTTCGGCGTGAAGTTTTCTTATGTTCGCATTGGTGAGTTTGACTGCTTGCGAGAGGTGCTGTTTTCTGTCCTCGTACACGTCTTCAATCGGCAGTGTTGGGTGTCCCTCGTGATAGAGCAGCTTACAGTCACGGCACATGGCCTTATCACAGTCCTTACAGTGGAATCTCAGCTCTTCCTCCTCGTGGTCGGGGCACCGCAGCCCGAAACCCTTGGGCAGCAGGGATGGCAGAGATATCGAGTCGAACGACTCATCATCCAGGCCCTTAGCTGTTATGGCAGGAATCGCGTGATCTCCTGCGGTGATGTCCGTAAAACTGCTGGTGTTAAAGTGACTATCAATACGCATGCGTTTCAGAAAGTCTTTGTTACACTTCTCGCAGAAATGTTCTTCGCACGAGTTACATCGGTACTGGGCTAGCCGAGATTCACTACAGACATTACATACGGTTAAAGAAATTGGGGCTAGTTTCCCCTGGTATCTAGCGGTATCTGAGATCGTCTTAGAGAGGGGAAGAAGTATCCCACACTTGCACAGGGGACAGTCACAGCTTGTGCCCCGTCTGAACGATAAGATATGGTCTTCCAGACATTTCACACAGTAGTTATCAAAACAGGGCGTGTTGTTGGGAAACCGGAACCCCTCGGTGCAGACAGAACATTTCATGGAGTTTGGGCGTTTTCGTACGGAGACAGTAACAGGCTTCACAGAGGCAATGGTTGAGACGCTTGGCGCTCGGGCTATATGCGGGCCTCCACTCGGCGGTCTGAAATGCATGTTATTTGAATAACAATGAGGGAAGTGTTCACTGTTTAACGTTACCCTTCCAAAGGTAGCAAGCGATCACCAGTTCGAGATAATGCTTGAGAACTGTTGTTTCGAAGCTGTTAAACAGCATACACCTACGTAGTTTGCCattgtaaattattatgttcatgCTCTGTAATCTTTGTAgataaatgttcatgtatgtgAAAGAATCAATTCAATCAGTTATCAATGAAACATCAGAGAAGCACAAGTATtttggtttgaagatatttctTACCTTGGTCTTAGGGTACTGGTGGAGGGTGGGCGCCGCTGCTTCCGGCCAGACGCGGGGCGCCCAAAAAAGGCAGCACTTGGTGGTCGCGACATAAGGATAGAGCTAGGGGGCCTCGAGAACAACACGGAACTTGGTCGTGTTGGGATACCGGAAGTTGGTCTCCGCTCGCTTCTCTTCTCCTCCTCCGACAACTCCAGGAGAGTGTTAAGAAACGTGTCGTTCATATTTGAGTGCGGGCACTTTTCTTGTAAAGTCCACTATccttttaattatataaacagttGAGTCACAACTAattaatacattaatataaCCTGGCGTCtattaacatattaaaagaTTAAATTATGTTTAGTGTATCCATAACAAACATCATCTTGATATGAAAATTGATAAAGTAGCGGTATTCAATATATCTTCAATGTCAATGCAGTTGTAACGACGTATTTGTTCAGGGACATTCCGAATGTTACACATAATGTTTGGAGTATCTCGGCTATTGTTTCAGGCGTAAAAGATCTACCTACCAAATCTTTgtttgatgaataaatataacGTCTTTTATAAATACCAAGATGTTGAGATATAACCTCATTAGACAGGGTATCTGCATTCGTTCAATGTATCTCGCCAGTCAGAATATTTCTCAAACAAACCTTGTCTTTCAGTACTTGTGGCATCTTCTTAAACAGCAATGCCACGTGCACGTTATTCTTCTTTCCGGATTTTAGTCCGAAAACATGTATCATTATGCTTCGTCTTTTTACATTATGCTTCAGACAGAAAACGGTTAAAGAAAGCTTATCTTAGAAAGACAGTAATTCATTTAAGGTGCTTGAACGAAGCTATTATTTTTTCAGTgcttgaaagaaatgttaacAACTTTAAATGCTATAAAGACATTGTTAATTTGAAGTGTTTGAAATACATTGTAAGCTTAAAGTGCATGAACGAAATTATTAACTATAACTGCTTGAAAAAGCGAGTTA comes from the Mya arenaria isolate MELC-2E11 chromosome 13, ASM2691426v1 genome and includes:
- the LOC128214937 gene encoding uncharacterized protein LOC128214937 codes for the protein MNDTFLNTLLELSEEEKRSERRPTSGIPTRPSSVLFSRPPSSILMSRPPSAAFFGRPASGRKQRRPPSTSTLRPRPPSGGPHIARAPSVSTIASVKPVTVSVRKRPNSMKCSVCTEGFRFPNNTPCFDNYCVKCLEDHILSFRRGTSCDCPLCKCGILLPLSKTISDTARYQGKLAPISLTVCNVCSESRLAQYRCNSCEEHFCEKCNKDFLKRMRIDSHFNTSSFTDITAGDHAIPAITAKGLDDESFDSISLPSLLPKGFGLRCPDHEEEELRFHCKDCDKAMCRDCKLLYHEGHPTLPIEDVYEDRKQHLSQAVKLTNANIRKLHAEVSEINSKRLEIDQESRDAVSEIENHANEAKRIIDELSKSMIKTIRNQNTQSRGKLEQSRDIVKENVKALQGYVEEANKYLESENCFDIIDKGPKMTKAMNETDVSPTAERQWRKRYVFQAADILGRSAGQLFGRLQTIVQGLVKEVPCVELEMQSTFNSDIQYKSTTALAPLSDGTVWVCNGFRNKIHRHAADGQLIQSETLHFDVDDMVDGLTDKIFFTEVNGKVIRKLHGGKLTVFARADLYLRGLTVSKDDNYIISCGNDVPIACLREAAVSKIYVYSMQGKPVKEILVDVGTKGVSLFRICHTINDEYIVSTGISALYYIIGENGELKYRYQTSTSADGVASDSHGLIYLSACRDDTLYILDCKGVPIPSTYAMHKPTAVAIDRKDTIWVGDWSKVHVLNYKL